The Myxococcales bacterium genome contains the following window.
CGTTCCCGGGATGGGCAGCACATCCGGGCCGCGCGACAACAGCCAAGCCAGGGCAATCTGGCTCGGCGTGGCGTTCTTCGCTTTCGCCAGTTCCTTCACCGCTTCGACCAGCCGCAGATTGGCCTCTAGATTGGCACCCTGGAACCGGGGCGCGCGGCGGCGAAAGTCGTTTTCCGCCAAGGCTGTTTCCTTGCCGAAGGCGCCGGTCAACATGCCGCGCCCCAACGGCGAAAAGGCGACGAAACCGATGCCCAACTCTCGGCAAACGGGCAATACCTCGTTTTCCGGGTCGCGCGTGAACAGCGAATATTCGCTTTGCACTGCCGCGATCGGATGCACCGCATGCGCGCGGCGCAACGTAGCGGCCGAGACCTCGGACAACCCCAAGGCGCGCACCTTGCCCTGGCGCACCAGTTCCGCCATGGCGCCGACGGTGTCCTCGATCGGCACGCCGGGATCGCGCCGGTGGGCGTAGTAAAGGTCGATCACCTCGACGCCCAGCCGCTTCAGGCTGGCCTCGCACGCCTGCGCCACGTAGGCCGGACGGTTGTCGATGCGGCGTTCATACTTGCCGGGTTCGCGCACGATGCCGAATTTGGTGGCCAGCACGACGCGGTTGCGCCGCCCGGCCAGGAAACGCCCCAGCAAGGACTCGTTGTGGCCCGATCCATACATGTCGGCCGTGTCGAAAAACGTGATCCCCAACTCCAGCGCGCGTTCCAGCGTCGTCAGGGATTGCGCGTCGTCGGTGGCGCCGTAAAACTCCGACATTCCCATGCAGCCGAGCCCGAGAGCCGACACCGTCAAGCCGCTACGGCCGATCGTTCGTTGTTCCACGTTTTCCTCCCCCATCCGCCGGCAACGGCATGGCGGTTGGCAAATGATTTTCGCGATTTAATTGAAAGGGCTTGCCGTCAATTGATATTCTAGCCACCCTGGCCGCCCCGGCAATCCGGGCCGCGACGATCGGTCGATTTTCCGGCGGCCTTGACTTTTCTATACCGATCGGTATACTCACCGCATGATTGACGGCTCGACCGGTAATAATCGCTCGTTGCTCGCCGCTTGCGCTTTGCGGCTTTTCGTCGAATACGGCTATGACGGCGTCGGCGTCCAGCAGATCGCGGACGCGGCCGGCGTGACCAAGCCGACCCTTTACCACTACTACGGCAGCAAGGTCGGGTTGCTCGAATCGCTGTTCGACGAACAACTGGCGGAATTGCATGACCGGCTCAAGCGCGCCGCCGACTATCATCACGATCTGCCGCAGACCCTGACCGAAGTGGCGCGCGCCGTGTTTGCATTCGCCAAAACCCATCCCGACCTGTATCGCCTCCATTTGTCGCTGTGGTTCGCGCCGGTGAACAGCGAGGCATACCGGGCGGCGGCCCGCTTTCACGAGCGGCAGTTCGCGGCGCTGGAAAAACTCTTTCGCGCGGCGGCCGCCGATCACGGCAACATGAAAGGCCGGCAGCGCGCCTATGCGGCGACGTTTCTGGGCATGATCAACAATTACGCCGCCCTCGCCCTCAACGGCTACGCCGAGCTCGATGAGGCATTGGCGCGGCAATCGGTGCACCAGTTCATGCACGGCATTTTTTCCTGATCCGGCGCGGCGTGTTTTTTTTACCCAGCGCTATACCGTTCGGTATAGTCAGTGAGGCCGAAGATGGGACATTGGTTCGAAGAGGCGATCTTCTATCACTTGTATCCCCTGGGCGTCTGCGGCGCCCCGGCGCAAAACGACCTGATTGCGCCACCAACGCCGCGTTTGGAAAAACTGCTTCCCTGGTTCGACCAGGCGCGGGACTTGGGGGCGACGGCGCTGTATCTTGGGCCGGTGTTCGAATCGGGATCGCACGGCTACGACACGGTCGATTTTTTTCAGACGGATCGCCGGTTGGGCGATAACGAACTGCTGGCCCACATCGTGGCGGCGGCGCATGCTCGAGGCTTGCGCGTCCTATTCGATGCCGTTTTCGGGCATGTCGGGCGCGATTTTTGGGCGTTTCGCGATCTGCGCGAACACGGCGCCGCTTCGCCCGATCGCGGTTGGTTCCGCAAAATCGATTTCGGCCGGCAAAGTCGTTTCGGCGATCCCTTTTCATACGAATATTGGAACCATTCCCCGGAACTGCCGCGGCTCGATTTATCCGCCGCCGCCGTCCGCGAGCATCTGTTCGCGGCCGTCGACGATTGGCTGGCGCGTTACGACATCGACGGCCTGCGGCTGGATTCGGCCGATTCGCTTGATTTGAATTTTCTCGCCGCCTTGCGCGAACATTGCCTTCGGCGAAAACCCGACTTTTTCCTGTTGGGCGAGGTGATCCACGGCGATTACCGCCGCTGGGCCAATACCCAAACGCTGCATTCGGTGACGAATTACGAGGCTTACAAGGGACTCTGGTCGAGCCATGCGCAGCACAATTTTTTCGAGATCGGTCATTCGCTGGCGCGCCAATTCGGAGAGCATGGACTGTATCGCGACCTGCCGCTTTACAACTTCGCGGACAACCACGACGTCAACCGGTTGGCGAGCGTACTGCGCGAACGGGAGCAGCTTTTTTCCCTCTACGGCCTCTTGTTCACCATGCCGGGGATTCCTTCGCTCTACTACGGCAGCGAATGGGGAATCGCCGGCACGCGCACGGCAACCGATGATCGGCCCTTACGGCCTTGTCTCGACCGCGCGGAAATGAACAACCGCTACCCGTCCGACCTGCCGGACGCCCTCCGGCGGTTCGCCGCGGTGCGGCGCGGTTCGCCGGCGCTTTGCCGCGGGTCCTACCGGCAATTGTCGCTCGCCGCGGAACAATTGGCCTTTCTGCGCCAAGCATTGGAGGAAACGGTCGTCGTCGCCGTGAATGCAGCCTCGACCGAAGCGTCGATTAATTTGCACCTGCCGGGAATCGACAAGGCAAGGCTGACGGATTTACTCAATCCGCCGGAACGCTACGCCGTCACGGGCGGACGGGCCTCGCTCGTCATTCCGCCGCACTGGTTGCGGGTTTTAAGGGTCGAACGAAACTGACAGAACCGGATCGCCTCTGACGGAATCAGCGGACGCAACGGACGTGGAACATACTGATGTAATCGAGATAAACATAGCCTTTGACCACCTGGCCATTCTTGAAATCGATTCCCCAGGCGCCGTCGTAATCCGCATCCTCCGTAGTGGTAGACGACCAAAGCGCATCGCAACCTCCCGATAAACCCGGCGGACCATAACAACCCTTGTTGGGCCCTTGACCATTTTTGCAATGCGAACAAAACGTGTTTTGGCATGACAAAAATGAGCAGGAATCCGTTACTCCGCATTTCCCTTCAGCCAAGGTTCCATTACAGCCACGAACCAACGTGCGCAATTCGGAAATGGCTGGAAAACGCCAATTCCCCCCAGCCAATGACAGCTCCGCACAAAAGGATCTGGCTTCTTCCCAAGTAAGATAATCGTTTGAGGGAATCGTTTGCCAGACAAGGCCGGTATTCGGATCCATCCAGGTGTCATTCAGGCCTTCGATGTCGTCATCACGGTCGCAGGACAGGATCAATCCGAGGGGAAATAACAGCGGCAACAATGTCAGGAGAAAAAAGTGTTTCATCAATGCTCCAAACATCAATGATTGAACAAAATCGCTTGTGCTTACTTAGGGACGAACGCAGCGGACATCCGCGGTACCGTTGCCTACGACATCATTGCGAAATACAGCGGCATTTCCGAAATAAATATACCATGCATCATACCCGACACCCGCGACCGAGGAAGAAGACCACAATCGCTTACAGGGACCGGGTAATTCGGGCGGGCCATAACAGCCATGGTTGGGTCCGTCGTCATTGCCGCAGCCTTTACATGCATCAGTTACACATTCCTCATAATCCAGACATGAATCCGTGACACCGCAGGAACCGCCCGGTTCGGTGGAGACACAACCATGGATCAACGTACGCAATTCCGAAATGGTCGGCAAACGCCAATTACCACCCGGTAATTCCAGATTCGCGCAATAGGTTGCGGCGTCTTCCCAGGTGAGATTTTCATTTCGCGGCCTCACCCGCCAAGTAAGTCCGGTCAACGGATCGGTCCAGGCTGACCCGGTGACATTATCGGAATCATCATCCAGGTCTGTATCGTCATCCATTGTGTCGTCACCGGCATCATGTACGGAATCATCGTCCGACTTGCCCCCGGTGTCATTATTCCCATCACAGTCGCAAGCCGGCAATAACGCCAACAATAAAAAAATCAGCAAAAAATTTTTTTTCACAGCACACCTCCTCTGCAAATAATAACAAAATGCAAAACAAACAACAAGATTTAACTGGGAGAATTATCTCGATTTTGGATTCCACTTCATTTTCATATAGATACTGCCTTGCCGCAACTCATTGAACATCTGCTCAAGACGTTTCTGCCTGGTTTCTTCCCGTTTGGCGCGGGCGATCCAACCGAGATAATCGTTCTGCTGGTATGCAGGGCGCAGACGGTAGGCTTCCATCAACCCTTTTTCGATCAAAGCCCGGCGGACGAAGGCGGGCATCGGATGGCGGGCTCGTTTCAACCGAGCGAATGATCGTTCGCTCATTATCACCTCCTACGGAAATAGTATCAGTCGTTTTCCGCTGAACGCAACGGTCGCGGTTTACTTGCCGTGAAAACCGAAAGCGGATACTGTTTTCCAAAGTTAAATCCAGCCGGAGTCTCCAACCATGAAGCGAATCTTTTTCGCCTTGTTTCTGATCACGGCTTTTTTTCTCGCCTGCGCCGGCGAAGACAACAACGACGATGATTCGGGCGAATCGGATCAATCCGACGACGATAACGACAACGACGATAATAACGACGACAACGACGCCAGCCCTCCGCTGGCCTATGCGTTTCCCGCCGGGTTCCTCTGGGGAAGCGCCTCGTCCGCCTACCAAACCGAAGGCGGCAACGCTCATTCCGATTATACGCAGTGGTTGCTGAAGCGATACGGCGAGGACCGCTGCGGCATGGCCGATAATTCCTACAATCTGTACGAAACCGACGCCGACCTGGCCGCTCAATTGGGCTCCCAGATGTACCGGTTGGGCATCGAATGGGCGCGGATCGAACCGGCGCGCGATCAGATCGACCAGGACGAAATCGCGCACTACCGCCTCGTGTTGCAAGCGCTCGTCGAGCGCGGCATCCGGCCCATGGTCACCCTGCACCATTTCACCAATCCGCAGTGGATTCAGGATCAGGGCGCCTGGCTCAATCCCGACACGGTCGAGCAATTCGTTGAATTCGCGGCGTTGATGGCCTCCGAATTCGGCGATCTGGTCGACTACTGGCTCACCATCAACGAACCGATGATTTACACGACCGGAACCTATCTGATCTGGGTCTACCCTGGCGGCACTTTAAACAACATGAATAAAACCATGCAGGCCACGGTGCACATGATTCAGGCTCACGCCCGAGCCTACCGCGCCATCAACGAGGCTGACCTCGGCGACGCGGACGGCGACGGGGAAGCGGCGCTGGTTTCACTGGCCCAGGTTTTGTTTCCCACTTCGCCGCTGCGGCCGGACAACGCAAACGATATCGAATCGGCGCGCATGTACGACTACCTGATGAATCGGTTGTTCTTGTGCGCGGTGGTTTTCGGAATGCTCGACGCAAACGGCGACGGCGACACCGACGACGCGACGACCGACCCGGCTGAAGGCTATCACGCTGAACTGGCCGGCACACTCGATTTCCTGGGATTCAATTATTACAACCCGGTTCAGGTGCTGCATTTCCCGTTCGTCTTCGGCACCGTCCAGGGAGTTCCCTGCTTTCCGCAAGCGGATTTCATCTGCCATCCCGGCGGCCGCGAACCGTACGTGCAAGGCGACAACGGCAACCCCATCGTGCCTTCCGGCATCTACGACCTGATCGCGGATTTTCAGGACGAGTTCCAGTTGCCGCTGCTGATCACCGAAAACGGCCTGGCCACCACGGACGGCTACAAACGTTCATGGTTCATTCTGGAGCATCTCAAATACGTGCACACCGCGATTCAGGACGGTTACGAGGTGCTGGGATACCTGCATTGGTCGTTGTTGGACAACTTCGAATGGCTGGACGCATTCACCATGCGTTTCGGGCTTTTCTCGGTCGACTATTCGACATTCGAACGTTCCTGGACCGAAGGCGCCGAGACTTACTCGACCCTCGTCCATGCCAACGGCATCAGCCAGGAACTTGTGGACGCTTACGCGGAGCCGCCGGCGGCGGAATGAACCGGTAACGGTGGTCAATCCCCGGCGGCAATCGGCGTAATCGCCACTCTTTCCAGGATCAATTCCGGCTGCGGCCGGCCGAACGAAATATCGACGAATTGCGCCGAACTCGGATCGGCGTCGATTTCCAATTGAATAGTGGCGTCGCCCTGCCCTGATAAATCGAATTTCTGTTCATTTTTTCCCATGGCGAGCCGGACCGGCAATTGAAATGCTTCGGAGTCGGATTCCGGATTGAGCAGTCGGATGGCGACGCGTATCTTTTCGGCGCCGGCGGCCGACTTGACGCGAACGGCTGCGCCGTCGACGATTTTCCGACCCTCAGCCGCGATTGCCCAATCGCGACTGAAGCCGTCGATATAGGGATAATCGTTTTTCCCCAATTTCACGACAAACGTTTGCCCCGGTTCAACGTCGGCCGGCCATTGCGTCTCCAGAACCCACAATTCCATTCGCAGGTATCTTTCGTGCAACACAACTTTGTGTTGATGAAGCAGGCGCGGCATGATTTCGTAATACGGCAAGATGTTGTATTCCCAATAATCGTTATTCGTTTCGGCATCGTTGACGACGATCAGTCGCTGAAAACGACGATTGGAAGCCATTTCCAGATAGGGCAACATCCGGTTGTAGACCATTAAATAGACTTTTGCTGACTCTTTAGGCGGGGTGTGGTTCCTTGCGTCGTTCTTGGAGGAAAGATCGTACCAACGAAAACCATCATCCTCGGTTCGAAGCAGCAACTCATTCAAATCTCGCGGTTCATCCATCAGGTAGTAGTGAAGAACGTCGCCATAACAATCCTGGGGCAAAACGAGCACAGCGTCGCCGTCCCGCGCGATTTCACGAATTTTCGCCGCGGCGAGATCCATTCGGGGGAATTGTGGGTGTCGCACCTGCCGGACCAGCGAGACAACCTGGATCGAGAGAAAAACGACGAATACCGCCAAAGCCGCTGTTTGTAGTTTTTTACTTCGTTCCCGCAAAAATTCGGCGATTCCGGCCGCGACGCAAAGCGATAAAAACGGGTACAGATGCAGATAGTACCGCTCCATCCACAACAACATGTTCGAGAATTGATTGTATTGGGTCCAAGCATTCGTCACGATCAAAGTGAGAAAAGGCGTTATTCCGAATAACAACAAATCCCAACGTTTTCGCTTGATGAGCGGAACAATCAGTAAAATGAATACCGCGAAAAAGGAAACGCCGGCCAGATAGGCGAATCGCGGCAGGCCGAGCATGAGCCGCAACAGATTGCCGAAGAACTCCAGGGCGGAGAGCACCGGCGCATCGGTCAGCGGCATCACCGCCGTGCTCACGGTTAATTCGTCAAATAACGGGTGCATGTACGCTTGATAGAACAGATTCCCCAAAAACCACGGGGTATAAATCAAACCTCCGATCGCGCTGAAATGAAGCGTGTTCATTACCGCGTTGAGGCGTTGCGCCCGCTCTTGCGTCAGGGCATAGGCGAAAAAACCAATGACAAAAAACGCATAGATCAAATGCATGTAAAGGCCTAAGGCCAGGGAAATGGTAAACCAGAGCCGATACCGCTGGTGACCTTGGATCATGCCGAGGAAAGTCAGCGAAGCGACCAACGTCAAAGCCGCCATAATTGCGTATGGCATGACCACTCGGCCGTGACTGACCAGGTATGGGCAAAGCGCGGCGGCCAGTCCCATCGCCAAACCGGCCCGCCGGCCGATCAGCGTTCGACCCATTTGATAGGTTAAGGCCGTGGTCACCGCGATTCCGAACGCGGAAACGGCACGGTAAAAAACAAGACCGGTGCCGAAAACCGAAAGATAATGCATCAACAAACGATAGAGGGGATTATGACTGTTATAGATCGCCACCGAATTGAATAGAACGCTGAGCAGACTGCGGCCTGGGACGAATTCGCATAAATAAGTCGCTTCCATGCTGTAGAGAGCCTCGGCTTTTATTCCCGCCAAGCAAATCACCAAAGAGATGAGAAAGAACAGCCAGGAGTATCGATCGGGTGCCAGGGGGCCGCTTTTCTCTTGAGGAACCAAAGTATTGCCGTTTTTTTTCAACCACTTTCCGGACTGGCGGATAATGACAATCAACGCGACAATGGTCGCAATCCAAATAACTAAAATAATCGGAATTAAATCGGTTCGCTGGAACGGATTCCAATTAACATCGGCATAGGGAGAGCGGTAGTGCAGCGGCGGCGGTTGCACAATTTTCAAGGATTCCAACATTCTCTAATGCGCCTCATGCAGCGCTGCCTTTCGTTTGAGTGAGAGTGAAAGGATTCCGCGATCCGGAAACGCCCCGATTTTGTCGGAATTCGCTTTAATTTCAATGGATTCAATTGAATCACATCCGGTTCGTTTGCGTCAAGGCGCGTACCGGCGAGTAATGCCGGTTTCCAGTGATCGGGCGCGACGAAAATCGCGTTACCGATTTACGCTTCAACGTCGATGCTGCCGAGAACGTCGGAAACGGTGGTCGTCATGTTCTGGGTATATTGAGAGAGGATTTTGTTGGCCGTTGTCGTACTGCTTGATTTGGTGCTGGAATCATCGGTACTGATTTTCGCCGATTGAACCAGCGAGACTTCCAATTCCTGCATGGTCTGCTGCGTCGAAAGAATACTTTCCAGTTGCTGGGTGCGCAAATCCGCATAGGTCGTATACTCATCTTCGCTGACGGAGCCGTCGCCGTCGGTATCCATTTTGTCGTACACGTCAGCCGAATTGGCGGTTGTCGCCGTTTTGTCCAAATAGGTACTGAGTTCGGTAGTGTCGATCTTGCCGTCGCCACTCGAATCCGCCGCGGAGAAAGAGGTCGTCGGGCTGGAAACCAATGACGAGACTTTGTAGTAAGACGAGAGTGCGCTGCTGAAATTGATCGTGATCGACATCGGCGTCCTCCTTCCCGGATCATCAGGCGGATATTCGCCGCCTTTCTTTTTTAAATATCGGTCGCTCCTTCAGGGTACTATGTGGCGGAATTGTCGCGGTTTGTATCGACGGCGCTCTTCTTGCCGTGATGCGCAATTTCTTTTCGTGATTATGTTTGTCGCACAAGGAGAAACACCGTGTCTTTTTATTCGTTATTCGCCTCGAAAGGGCCGAGTGGCTTCGGTTACACCTCCACCGCCAAAGAAGTGACCGCGGGACTGTCGCTCGAAGGAAAAACGATTCTGGTCACCGGCTGCAATTCCGGCTTGGGCCAGGAAGCCGTGCGGGTCTTGACCGGTCGCGGCGCCCGGGTCGTCGCCACGGCCCGATCGGCGGAAAAAGCCGAAGCGGCCTGCCGGTCGTTTAGCGGAAAAACAATCCCTCTGGCCTGCGAGTTGGCGGAGCCGGCGAGCGTTCGCGCCTGCGTCGAAGCGGTGAAACAAAAGGGAATCACGCTCGATGCGATTATCGGCAACGCCGGAATCATGGCGTTGCCGAAACTACGGCAGGCTTACGGCTATGAGTTGCAATTTTTCACCAATCACATCGGCCATTTCATTCTGATCACGGGCCTGCTCGAGCAACTCGCCGCGGATGGGCGGGTCGTGATGCTCAGCAGTTCGGCGCATCGCATGGCGCCCGGCGGAGGCATCGAGTTCGACAACCTCTCGGGCGAAAAAAGATATTGGTCCTGGCGCGCCTACGGGCAATCCAAATTCGCCAATCTGCTCTTCGCGAAGGAACTGGCGCGGCGCTTCGCCGGCACGAAAAAAACCGCCAATGCCGTTCATCCCGGATCCATCAACACCAATCTGACCCGCCACATGGGAACGGTCTCGACATTTTTCGCCGACCACTTCGGTCCCCTGTTTCTGAAAAGCGTTTCGCAGGGCGCCGCCACCGAGGTTTTCGCGGCTGTGCATCCGGCCGCTGCGGGAATCAACGGCGCGTACTTCGACGATTGCAACGTGGCGAAATGCCGCCGTGATGCCGATGACCCCGTGCTGGCGAAAAAACTGTGGGATGTATCCGAACGGATCGTCGCCGAGTTGAAAATCTAATCGATCCAGACCGGCGAACTCCAAGCGGTCGTATCATTAATTTGCACGGCGCGAAGATAATACAGGCACGGGCCGGGGAAATTGTCGTCCGCCCAGCGGATGTTCCAGAAAAGGTTTTCGGGCTGTTCCGCGTAGACGGTCCGCCAACCATTGATCTTATCGTAACGGATGATCTCCACTTTACTCAGCGGCTGCGTGCCGATCACCCGTGCCGTGACCACCGGTTTGCCGACCAGACGCAAAATGGAACCCATCAGCCGGTCGTTTACCCGAAACTCAAGGTACATCCGCTCGCCGGAAGTAGCATAGGTATGCCGATGGTAAACCGCGCTCCAAAGTGTTTCCCGGTCCATCGTTTCCGCTGCGATGCCGGTCAATCCACCGGGATTGCCGTTTCGAAAAACGGGATCAGGGATGTTGGCTCCGGAGCAATGACCGGAATGGCTGTCGGATCCGGCAATGAAGCCAAGCCGAAAGCCCAGCGGGCCGATAGCGCGTTGCACCGCTCCCGAGGCTTGGGGATCCCGCTCTCTATCCCAACAGGAACGGGCGCAGGTTTCGTTTTCCGAACAGCCGTGCTCGGAGTAGATTTCAATGACCCGCTGGAGATCGGGATTGTAAAAAGAAAAATCGTTGCCCAGTCGATCGCCCCGCAGCGTGTGGTGCATTACCGCCATGGCTCTTGGTGGACCGGATTGCAATCGCGTGAACAATTGCCCCGGATCGGTCACCGCCGGCACCACGGGATTTCGTTGCCGATAGGTAAACAGTGGCCCCTCCGCACCCTGGTAATAAATATTGTAATGTCCGAACCGCGGCACGTTATTGCCGTTGAAAGTGACCTCGAAACCAACGAGTGTCGTCAAACCCCGTTGATTCGCCTGATTGTCCAGATCCTGAAGTTCCAGCCAACTATCATCGATCGACCGCTGCAGATATTGGGTAAAAGCGCGGTTATAGGCCAGGCATTCGGCGTGATCGTTCGGATTGCCGAAATCCAGGAGCGCAACCTCTTTTGCATAAACCAGCGATTCGACCGGGTCGATCGACACGTAGGAATCGCTGAGCTTGGTGTGAAAGTGCAAATCGCCGAAATAAACCGGCGTTGCGCCGGGTGCGTAAGGCACCTGACTGATCAAATTGGGCCCGTCGAGGCGGCTACGCAGGACATAATCTTCGCCGTCCAACTTCGGCAACGGCATTTTCCCCAACCCGGCGATTAGGCCGACCTGGCCGACTGTCTGAACAGATCCATCCGGCGCAATGGCGCTCACGTGAAGGTTGCCGTTATAGGTGTGAACCGGGTTTCCATATTGGTCGACCACCGAAAAACGCAACTGATGCGCGCGCCAATCGACGGCGCTGAGTAAATGTCGGGGTTGGTCCGGTAAAACGTGGTAGATTGGCGAATGGTCGATTTCTCGATATCCGTCCAGAAAATCGAGCCGAACCTGAACCGTTGCCTCGAACCAACCGGCGATTTCCTGAGCGAAGGCCTGCTCCCGCTTGGCGCCGTAAATGATAACGACCCGATCGCCTCTCCGCAGCCGGCCGTGCTGCACGCGAATATCGACATGCGCCAGGCGTGTGCCGATCGGCAACCGCTTGCGATGCGTTCGATAAGTCAGTTGAATCCGCGGGTTCGAGGTGGCAATGGTGACATAACCGCACTCATTGTTCGGATCGGCATTGAGTTGGCAATCGCGTACGCTGACCGCCGGATTGAAAGCCACGTGCAATCCGCCTCCCCACTTGATCGGCTGACCGACCGTATATTCCACCGTAAAGACTTGCCGCGACCGAGCAACGAATTCGCTCGGCGTAAAGGTGGCGCTGCCGAGATCGAAAAACGTTTGTGGATCGTTATGCGGCACGGACAGATCGGTGACTACCGCCGGGGAAGATTCCTCGGCGCGACTGTCGACCGGCGAACCATCGGCCAGAAACCAGCGATCCTCCTCGTCGCGATCGAGCGATTCCGCAAAGAAATTCGGGAAATTTTCGGCTTCTTCCGGATCGAGAAAAGCGATTTCGCTATCGGATTCCTCACCCGAGGTCAGGCATCCGCCGATTGCCAGCGTCAATACCACAATTATCGTCAGGCGCTGCCATTGCCCACACGGCCGCATGGAGACACTCCAAAATGACGTTTTGAATTTGAAAATCATATATTCAATAATCGTGCCAAGCGCCCGGGCGTTCACGTACTATTTAAATGCCCAATAATCATTGATTTTATTTTTATTAATTTTGCGATTTTGTAAATCACTTAGCTGAATTTCAAGCGGAGCAATGAAAATTCACCACGAAATTTTAAGGAATACGAAAAGATTTTTCTGTAAATGAGTTGTTTGGATCTGTCTTGACTTGCCTTTTTGCAATTTAAAGAGATCTTGGTCGGCATCTTTGGAAATTTTAAAGATAACGAATTTGCCTCCCCGGCCGGCTCGATAAATCTTTCCCCTGCTTGATTGTCAGCGATCAAGCTTCGTGTATGATGGACCGAAATTTTCACCGGCATTCAGCCGCTCATTCCCGAGGAAATCGTGGAACGAGATTATCTGCAATGGTCGATCGAAGAATTCTTCCGGGCCGCCGCAACCTGGCGCCGCCCGCTGTTCATGATCCCGCATCAGGATGACGAACTGGGCACATCCGGTTTGATCCAGCGGATCGGCGCAAA
Protein-coding sequences here:
- a CDS encoding aldo/keto reductase produces the protein MEQRTIGRSGLTVSALGLGCMGMSEFYGATDDAQSLTTLERALELGITFFDTADMYGSGHNESLLGRFLAGRRNRVVLATKFGIVREPGKYERRIDNRPAYVAQACEASLKRLGVEVIDLYYAHRRDPGVPIEDTVGAMAELVRQGKVRALGLSEVSAATLRRAHAVHPIAAVQSEYSLFTRDPENEVLPVCRELGIGFVAFSPLGRGMLTGAFGKETALAENDFRRRAPRFQGANLEANLRLVEAVKELAKAKNATPSQIALAWLLSRGPDVLPIPGTKRIKYLEENVGALSLTLTVTDLAFLEAALPPGAAAGERFPAEGMKGINS
- a CDS encoding TetR/AcrR family transcriptional regulator, yielding MIDGSTGNNRSLLAACALRLFVEYGYDGVGVQQIADAAGVTKPTLYHYYGSKVGLLESLFDEQLAELHDRLKRAADYHHDLPQTLTEVARAVFAFAKTHPDLYRLHLSLWFAPVNSEAYRAAARFHERQFAALEKLFRAAAADHGNMKGRQRAYAATFLGMINNYAALALNGYAELDEALARQSVHQFMHGIFS
- a CDS encoding alpha-amylase; its protein translation is MGHWFEEAIFYHLYPLGVCGAPAQNDLIAPPTPRLEKLLPWFDQARDLGATALYLGPVFESGSHGYDTVDFFQTDRRLGDNELLAHIVAAAHARGLRVLFDAVFGHVGRDFWAFRDLREHGAASPDRGWFRKIDFGRQSRFGDPFSYEYWNHSPELPRLDLSAAAVREHLFAAVDDWLARYDIDGLRLDSADSLDLNFLAALREHCLRRKPDFFLLGEVIHGDYRRWANTQTLHSVTNYEAYKGLWSSHAQHNFFEIGHSLARQFGEHGLYRDLPLYNFADNHDVNRLASVLREREQLFSLYGLLFTMPGIPSLYYGSEWGIAGTRTATDDRPLRPCLDRAEMNNRYPSDLPDALRRFAAVRRGSPALCRGSYRQLSLAAEQLAFLRQALEETVVVAVNAASTEASINLHLPGIDKARLTDLLNPPERYAVTGGRASLVIPPHWLRVLRVERN
- a CDS encoding DUF1566 domain-containing protein produces the protein MKHFFLLTLLPLLFPLGLILSCDRDDDIEGLNDTWMDPNTGLVWQTIPSNDYLTWEEARSFCAELSLAGGNWRFPAISELRTLVRGCNGTLAEGKCGVTDSCSFLSCQNTFCSHCKNGQGPNKGCYGPPGLSGGCDALWSSTTTEDADYDGAWGIDFKNGQVVKGYVYLDYISMFHVRCVR
- a CDS encoding DUF1566 domain-containing protein: MKKNFLLIFLLLALLPACDCDGNNDTGGKSDDDSVHDAGDDTMDDDTDLDDDSDNVTGSAWTDPLTGLTWRVRPRNENLTWEDAATYCANLELPGGNWRLPTISELRTLIHGCVSTEPGGSCGVTDSCLDYEECVTDACKGCGNDDGPNHGCYGPPELPGPCKRLWSSSSVAGVGYDAWYIYFGNAAVFRNDVVGNGTADVRCVRP
- a CDS encoding YdeI/OmpD-associated family protein, which codes for MPAFVRRALIEKGLMEAYRLRPAYQQNDYLGWIARAKREETRQKRLEQMFNELRQGSIYMKMKWNPKSR
- a CDS encoding glycoside hydrolase family 1 protein — protein: MKRIFFALFLITAFFLACAGEDNNDDDSGESDQSDDDNDNDDNNDDNDASPPLAYAFPAGFLWGSASSAYQTEGGNAHSDYTQWLLKRYGEDRCGMADNSYNLYETDADLAAQLGSQMYRLGIEWARIEPARDQIDQDEIAHYRLVLQALVERGIRPMVTLHHFTNPQWIQDQGAWLNPDTVEQFVEFAALMASEFGDLVDYWLTINEPMIYTTGTYLIWVYPGGTLNNMNKTMQATVHMIQAHARAYRAINEADLGDADGDGEAALVSLAQVLFPTSPLRPDNANDIESARMYDYLMNRLFLCAVVFGMLDANGDGDTDDATTDPAEGYHAELAGTLDFLGFNYYNPVQVLHFPFVFGTVQGVPCFPQADFICHPGGREPYVQGDNGNPIVPSGIYDLIADFQDEFQLPLLITENGLATTDGYKRSWFILEHLKYVHTAIQDGYEVLGYLHWSLLDNFEWLDAFTMRFGLFSVDYSTFERSWTEGAETYSTLVHANGISQELVDAYAEPPAAE
- a CDS encoding EF-hand domain-containing protein, translating into MSITINFSSALSSYYKVSSLVSSPTTSFSAADSSGDGKIDTTELSTYLDKTATTANSADVYDKMDTDGDGSVSEDEYTTYADLRTQQLESILSTQQTMQELEVSLVQSAKISTDDSSTKSSSTTTANKILSQYTQNMTTTVSDVLGSIDVEA
- a CDS encoding SDR family oxidoreductase — protein: MSFYSLFASKGPSGFGYTSTAKEVTAGLSLEGKTILVTGCNSGLGQEAVRVLTGRGARVVATARSAEKAEAACRSFSGKTIPLACELAEPASVRACVEAVKQKGITLDAIIGNAGIMALPKLRQAYGYELQFFTNHIGHFILITGLLEQLAADGRVVMLSSSAHRMAPGGGIEFDNLSGEKRYWSWRAYGQSKFANLLFAKELARRFAGTKKTANAVHPGSINTNLTRHMGTVSTFFADHFGPLFLKSVSQGAATEVFAAVHPAAAGINGAYFDDCNVAKCRRDADDPVLAKKLWDVSERIVAELKI